In Acidisarcina polymorpha, the DNA window GGAAGCTGACCTCGCCTTGTCGGTTGTTGGGAGTGTTTTGCGCGCCCTGGGTGATGACCTGACCGAAGGTGCTATCGCTCTTGTTGGGGTCCGGAGTTTCGAACTGGGTGCGGTTGAAGAGATTGAAATAATCCACCTGAAGAATACCTTGGAAGCGATCTCCGAAGTAGAAGTGCTTCCGGACGTTTCCGTTTTCGTTGTAGAAAGCGGGCCCGCGAAGCTCGGGGTAGTTCCGCTTTGCATCGCCCAGGACGTACTGTGACGGAGTCAACGCAAAGCCGGCGGGGTTGAATATCTGCGCCACGCCGATTTTGCCTACGAAGTAGTCACGGGCGCGTTTATAGGAAGCGGTGCTGAGTTTGACCGATGGAACGCGATCGGGACGATTGAAACCATTTGGGAAGGGCGTACCGTTTTCGCCGATCCTACCGTTGTTGCAATCGCACAAAGGCTCCCCGGCCTCGTAGTCGAGGATCCAGCTGACCTGCCATCCGCCGAGCAGTTGTCCGGTCACCCCATGATTGTTGAAATATTTCTTCCCCGGGCCGATGGGGAGTTCATAGGTGCCACTGGCCTTGAAGGTATTTGGCTCATCGGCGCCGGAGATCGACCATTCGGGCCTTTGGTTATAGCGGTTGATACCGCCCGAGGTGAAGCTGGAAAAGCCGCTGCTGGTGTTGTCCATCAGGCGGGACAAGGTGTAGCCAGTCAGGAAAGAGAGGCCGTTGGTGAAGCGCTTCTCCGCCTGGACCTGGAGGGCTTGATAGTAAGTGGTTCCGGAGCCTTCGAAGTTGTTGAAGATGTAGGAATATTGGGGGAAGGGTCCGAGCGCCTGGCCGACGGTTGCCGAGCCGCCAAAGTCATTGACGAAGGTCGGGTAGGGCAGGCTGAAGCCGGCCGCCTGGGCCGAGCCGTCAGCGTAGCTCAAACCAAGCTGGGAGCCGAGAGCGAGATACTTGGGATCGAGCTGTCCGGGCTTATTCAACTGGCTAGGGAGATGGATGACACGATTGCCAACCCAGGCGGCGGTGATGAACATGTCGTAGGGCAGGCGACGCTGGACATTGACATTCCATTGCTGGCTGTAGGGCGCGAAGCCATCATTCTTGCTGAAGGCGTCGATCTGAGTGCCGAGGCCGAGACTTGGGCTGAAGGGGGTAGCGGGAGGATTGATGAGCTGGGTAGTATCCCAACTGCCGAAGGACGATTGATTGGTGCCGGTGGTCGCGCGGGTGAAGGAGCCGGTCAGCAGGTTGCCGTAGTTGACGGCGACCTTGCTGGTCCCGTATTCGTAGGCGCCACCGTTGAGGAAGGCCACGCTGAACCCAGCCTGTAGGACGGTTTTGTCGTTGAGCTGGTAGGCAAAGCCGAGCCTCGGCCCGAAGTGCCCCCAATGGATATCGGCGCGAGTATAGCCGGCGCAGCCGGTGCAGTGACCAAACTTGGTAGCCGCGCCGGGAATACCACCGGCCGCCGCGTTGGGCACGCTGGGGTCGACGAAGACGATGAGGTTGTTATTTTCAGTGAAGGGCACCTGAATGTCCCAACGCAGGCCGACGTTGACGGTGAGTTTAGGAGTCAGCTTGATGTCGTCCTGGATGTAGGGAGAGTAATCGAGATTACGCAGGCGCAGTTCCTGCGAGTTACTGCGGTTCACGGAATCGGGGAGGCCGAGCAGGAAGCTGGCAAAGGAGCTTCCATAGGTGCCGAAGTTAGGATCATTGGGATTGGGGGTTGAGGTGGTGTGCTGGCTGAACTGGAAGCGGCCGCCGGCGGTTTGCTCTTCATTGTCATCCTGGTAGGAGCGGCGGAACTCGTGGCCGATATTGAAGGTATTCCGGCCATGGGTCCACAAGTAGTTATTCACGATAGCAATGCCGAGCTTGCGATTGACGGATCCGAGCCACGCGCCATCGGTACCCCAGTTGGTGGGCGCGTGTTGCCCGTCGAAGGTGATGTTGGCAGGAATGGTGCCCTGCTGGACGGCGGCGAAGCTGAACTTGGTTTGGTTGAACTGGTTGTTGATTTCGCCCAGCCAGCCGAAGCCGGCGGTCATGACCAGATTCGGGGTGATGCTGTTGTCATAGGTGAGCATGAAGCCACTGCCCAAGGAGGGTTCGAATTTCATGGCGTTCAAAGGATCCGGGGCGATGACGAAATCCCGCGTCGGGGTGCCGTCGAAGCTGTAATTGCTGTAGCTGTTGCGCCACTGGCTGTAATGCACCCCCTGCTTGGCGTTCAGTCGCTGGTCAATGGTGAAGCCCCACACATGTTGGATGTGCGGATTAATGAAGGGGGCAAAGCTCTTGTTGCTGTCATGGCCGCCTACGCCACTGCCGGGGCGGTCGGGATCGGGGATAAACGGCAGGAGGACGCTTGAATTCGCACTGATGCGTCCCGGCGGAATGACGTTCAACTTGCCGTTATATTGAAACTGCTGACCGGTGGTCGGATCGTAAATGGGAATGAGGGCTCCGGTGGATCCGTCGACAAAGTCGCTAAAGTCACCGGTCTTTTCTGCCGCGGTAGGGACGGTGTTGGGCGCGACGCTTTCGCTGGTTGCTTGTACCATTCCTGGCTGTAGTGAAAGAAGGTGCGGTCGCGGCCGTTGTAAAGTTTGGGTATCCAGACCGGGCCACCAACGGTAAAGCCGTAGTTGTTTTCGTGATCGGTAGGTGGCTGCCCGGTACCGCCCCAGGATTTTCCATTGAAGAAGCCTACGGAGTCGAAGAAGCTGTTGCGGTTGATTTCGAAGAGGTCGCCGTGATAGCGATTGGTCCCGGAGGCCATCTGGTAGGTGAGCGCGCCTTGACCGAGTCCGAACTGAGCGGAGAAGGTGGAGCGTTCGACGCGGAACTCCTGAACCATTTCGTAAGGCGGATTGAAGTTGGTGGTGTAGCCTTCGGTCTCGGGCTGGGGGGCGGGAATGCCGTTGTAGACGATCTCCTGTTCGAAGTCGACGCCGCCTCCGATGCGGTGCGAGAAGGTGCTGCCGGTAATGCCGGGGGCGAGAAACTGCAATGCATCGATTTGCCGGCCGCGGCCTGAGACTTCGTTGGGGAGGGCGGCGACGACGGTCGGCTCGATGGTGGAACCGAGTTGTGGCTGGGTAGTATTCAGCGCGATGGCGTTGGAGGTAACTTCGACGGTTTCGGAGGTAGCGCCGGCGGAGAGGCTGATATCGATGGTGGCGGTGGTGCTGACCTCGACCCGGACGGAGTTCTGTACCTGCTTCTTGAAACCGTTGGCCTCGACGGCGATGGAGTAGACGCCCGGGGTCAGGCCGGTCACGGCATACGTGCCGGCACTGCTGCTGGTGGTTTGAATCTTTTGGCCGGTGCCGGTGTTGGTGATGGTGACGGTGGCTCCGGCAAGGATCGCGCCGCTTGAATCGGTGATCGTGCCGGTTATACCGGCATTGGCTTGCGCGTAGAGGCGGGGAGCGGAGAGGGCGAGCAGAAGCAGAACTCCGGCGGAACAGGTCAGGACGAATTTCTGTAGGATTTTCGGCAAATTTCGAGCGAAACGGTGTATTCCAAGCATCACGTTATCTCCTCCCAAGTTGCAAACTGCTAGGTGTCTGGCCGGCTGCAGCGACGAGCGCCACGTGCCGGACCGAGGTTGGTTAAAGCCGATGTGGTATCGATTCCACTTTTTGGTAATTCGGCTTGCTTGATGACTTCGTTCGACCGCAAAAAACCAGATTGACTAACGGTTGCGAGATAACTTTTGAATGTCCCCAGCCGGGGGCGAGGAAATAGCTGATGCGTCAAAACAGATCAGCATGGTATCGTTTCCAACTATGACTGGAATTATGACCAGGAACACGCGTTTTGATTGTCCTTGCGACGATAAAACTGAATTCGCACGGATGTCAAGAGTACTTTTCGCAAGCTTAACCTGAGCAGAAAGAGAGTTCCCTTCATGCCAACCAAAAATTGACCATGCAGGCTTTGTACGACAGGAAAGGCCGACCGTCTCAAGGCGCTTGGCATTTCCATTCACTATACTTCTACTCTTATGCAATTTTTACGTCGCGCTTCGAGATTGCCTGGAATGGCCGTCAGGAAGAACTTCCCGGCCACTCACTCGTCGATGTACACCTAGAGGAGAACTTTCCTCGCAATTAAGAATGAAAAGACCTCCTTCAATGAAACGCGAGCGGCACCCTACCCTGTTCGATGTCGCCCGCCACGCCGGCGTGGGTACAACGACGGTCTCGAGAGTGATCAATGGCGGCTCGCGGGTCAGCCCCAAGACGCTGGAACAGGTGCGGAGGGCGATCGACGAGCTGGGCTTCGTTCCCAACCTGGCGGCGCGGGTGCTTAAGGGGGAGCAGAGCAAAACCATCGGCTTGATCGTGCCGAGTATCGCGGATTCGTTCTTTGCCAGTTGTGCCGAGGCGATCCAAAAAGTGGCACGCAGCTTTGGGTCTCTGGTGGTGGTTACGGTCACTCATAACGATCCAGCTTTGGAGATGGAGAATATCCAGACGCTCTTTCGAAGGGCGGATGGGTTGCTTATCGCTCCGTCAGACTCGAACAATCCGAAGTTGATCGGGCGGTTGACGAGGCTTTCAATACCGGTGGTATGTTTCGACCGGCCGCTTCACGACGAGCGTATTCCTGCAGTCTTGACGGATAATTATCATTCCGCAAAAACTGCTACCCGGCACCTGCTGCAGCACGGGTACAAGCGTATCTTGTGCCTGGGGGGCGAAGCGGCGTTTCATACCATGGAGGAACGAGTACGCGGCTATGAAGCGGCGATGCGCGATGCGAATCGACCCACAACCATCGATATCTCTGCTCATGATCCGAGTTCGGAGGAGATCGCGGCGATGCTGGCGCGGCATCTCACCGGCAAGGCCCCTCCACGCGCGGTTTTTTGCCTGAAGAACGCGACTACGATTCATACCTATGACGCCTTACAACGATTCGGGATGCATATTCCGCAGCAAGTGGCGCTGGTTGGCTATGACGACTTTCTGCTTGCAGCGACGCTGCGGCCGTCGATTACGGTGATTCAACAGCCGGTAGAGGAGATAGGCCGGAAAGCGGCGAAACTTCTGTTTGAGAGGCTAGCTGCGAAAGCAGATCATTCTTCCTTGCTGCGCGCGGAGAGCCACGCAAAGAATGTCCGGCTGAAGAGCCGGCTCATCGTTCGGGCGTCGTGCGGGTGTCGGGAGTTCAACGTGGACGGGCTGCCGGTTTCGCAGAAGCTGCAAGGCGGGGCATTGGCCGCGACGACGGAGATGTAGTCCACACGGTGGGACAATCCCGCTGGAGCGCCTACCGCAATGAGAGGAAATACTATGCCTGATGCAGAGAAGAGTAATCCAGGAAAACGAACGGCACTCGTGACCGGCGCCTCGCGTGGATTGGGCGCGGCAATTGCGACGGAACTTGCCGCAAAGGGAATGCAGGTAGCGGTCAACTATTTTCAGAGTCGAGCGGCCGCCGAGGACCTCTGCCAGAGGATTCGCGCATCGGGTGGAAGCGCCGAGGCATTCGGCGCGGATGTGCGCGATGAGGAGGAGGTAGCAACCCTGGTCGCGGCGACTCGCGCCCACTTTGGAGAAATCGATTGCCTGGTGCTCAACGCGACCGGGCCCCAGCCGATGCTTCCGATCGAACAGCAGACGTGGCAAATCTATCTCGATCAGCTTGAGTTTTTTGTGAAGTCGCCGCTGCTGCTGGTGCAACAGGTGCTACCACAGATGAAGAAGAGAGGCTTCGGGAGAATCATACAAATCGGGAGCGAGGTCGTGGAGCTCGGCAATCCGAACTTCGCGAACTATGTCGCGGCCAAAGGAGCGCAGCTGGGGCAGACGCGGTCATGGGCCCGAGAATTGGCGCCGTTTGGGATCACGGTGAACCTGGTGGCTCCCGGCTGGATTCCGACGGAGCGGCACGTCGATTCGAGCCAGCAAGAAATGGATCAATACATAGCCGGCGTCCCGATGCGGCGCATGGGAACCGCGGAGGATGTGGGCAGGATGGTCGCCTATCTCGCGAGCGACGAAGCAAATTTTCTTACTGGACAGAAGTTTGCCGTAAACGGCGGCAACACGCTGTTGTGATGCTCTTCCGAATCTGACGGCTTATTCGACTTAGATAAGACGGCCGTCCTGCAGCTCAGATAAAGCTGTCGGCAGGAAAGACGATTTCCCTAGAAATTAAATTTTGCCGCAAGTTGCATGAGGCGAGGCGCGGCGGCATTGACGATGTGGCCGAAGTTGGGATCTTGGACTTGCGCATCCACAGCTGTTGGACCGTAGAACTGCGCATGGTTGAAGACGTTGAATGCTTCCGCACGAAATTCGAGATATTTGGATTCGGTCAGGTGCACACTTTTTTTGAGCGCCATGTCGTAGTTGTCGATGCCGGGTCCGTGGAAGACGCGGCGTCTGGCATTGCCGAGCTGACCGAGGTTTTCAACCGGAAACAATGCGACGTTGAAAGCGGACCTGCCATTGCGGCCGTTGGTGTTGATTCGAAGCGGTCCTGGTAACTGCTGCGGGGTGTCGAGCAGGTAGTTGTTGACTCCGTTGCCAAGGGTGCCGAGGAGAGAGTTATCGGAGTTGTCGGTTAACGTGACCGGAAAGCCGGTTGCGAAACGGGTAGTTCCGGAGAGGCTCCACTCGGAGGTCAGGCGGTTCGAGCTGCGAAAGATGCTTTCAATAGGAAGGGCAAGGGTATAGCTGCCGACGAAGGTGTGCCGTTGGTCCCACGCGGAGATCGCCCGGCTTTGGCGCGGATCGATTGGATTCAGCTGCTCGCCGATGTTGGAGCCTTGATCGATCGACTTGGCGAAGGTGTAACTGAGTAGCAATTGCGAGCCGCCGCGGCGATAGCGCAAGGTGGATTCGAGGGCATTGAAGTTCGAGTTGGCGATCGAGCTGTCCGAGGTATTTTCGCCATAGTTTTCGCCATCGCCGACGCGTGCTCCATTGTTTTGGCCGGAGCGGGTGCCGTAGACGGGCTGGCCGGTTGCGCCGGTATAAGTGGTGTCTTCGCCAAAGGGGCCGCAGCCTGGAAGGCTGAGACATAAGGATGGATTGCCGAGGTTGACGGAAGAGACAGCGAGGATGTGGTGCCCCTGATTACCGACATAGCTCACTGTCAACACCGTCGTTGGAGTGATTTGCCGCTGCACTGACAACATGTAGTTGTTGATGTAAGGCGCCCGATTCCGGTAGTAGAAAAATGGGTCCGCCGACAACGGGGCGAAGTTGGCCCAGTCGATGGAGGTGTCCGGACGGGACCTCGACACGCTATGCGGAGGAAAGGGAAATGGGAATCGCTGCCCATTATTGACGCCGCTGGCAGCGGTAATGAAGGGTGTGGCCAGCAGCGGAGGCCCGGGACTGAGGTAGTTATATCCAAAGGGCGGCACGGCGTACATGATGCCGGCAAGCAGCCCAGGAAACTGGGTATAAAACTTGCCATAACTTGCGCGAATGCTGCTCTTGCCCTGGCCGCCAAAGATCCTGCTCCATAGCCCCTGGTCGAAGCGGGGCGAGTAGGCAAAGCCAACTCTGGGGGCAAAGTTTTTATAACTTGCGGGCGCGAGGGTTTTCGGGATTCCAGGATCACCGGCGACCAACAGTCCGGGAAGCGCTCCAGGATAAAGTGTGGATTGCGCCCCGGGAATCCAGGTCTGCAGCTGGTTGTACTTCTCCGAGAAGGGAATGATCAGGTCCCAGCGGATGCCGGCATTGATGGTGAGGTCACTTCGAGGGCGCCAACTGTCTTGCGCATAGGCGCCCAGGTAATGGTTGCGCAGGTAGAAGGGCTGACCAGATGACTGGGTGTAGTTGC includes these proteins:
- a CDS encoding SDR family oxidoreductase yields the protein MPDAEKSNPGKRTALVTGASRGLGAAIATELAAKGMQVAVNYFQSRAAAEDLCQRIRASGGSAEAFGADVRDEEEVATLVAATRAHFGEIDCLVLNATGPQPMLPIEQQTWQIYLDQLEFFVKSPLLLVQQVLPQMKKRGFGRIIQIGSEVVELGNPNFANYVAAKGAQLGQTRSWARELAPFGITVNLVAPGWIPTERHVDSSQQEMDQYIAGVPMRRMGTAEDVGRMVAYLASDEANFLTGQKFAVNGGNTLL
- a CDS encoding LacI family DNA-binding transcriptional regulator, which encodes MKRERHPTLFDVARHAGVGTTTVSRVINGGSRVSPKTLEQVRRAIDELGFVPNLAARVLKGEQSKTIGLIVPSIADSFFASCAEAIQKVARSFGSLVVVTVTHNDPALEMENIQTLFRRADGLLIAPSDSNNPKLIGRLTRLSIPVVCFDRPLHDERIPAVLTDNYHSAKTATRHLLQHGYKRILCLGGEAAFHTMEERVRGYEAAMRDANRPTTIDISAHDPSSEEIAAMLARHLTGKAPPRAVFCLKNATTIHTYDALQRFGMHIPQQVALVGYDDFLLAATLRPSITVIQQPVEEIGRKAAKLLFERLAAKADHSSLLRAESHAKNVRLKSRLIVRASCGCREFNVDGLPVSQKLQGGALAATTEM
- a CDS encoding carboxypeptidase-like regulatory domain-containing protein; this translates as MLGIHRFARNLPKILQKFVLTCSAGVLLLLALSAPRLYAQANAGITGTITDSSGAILAGATVTITNTGTGQKIQTTSSSAGTYAVTGLTPGVYSIAVEANGFKKQVQNSVRVEVSTTATIDISLSAGATSETVEVTSNAIALNTTQPQLGSTIEPTVVAALPNEVSGRGRQIDALQFLAPGITGSTFSHRIGGGVDFEQEIVYNGIPAPQPETEGYTTNFNPPYEMVQEFRVERSTFSAQFGLGQGALTYQMASGTNRYHGDLFEINRNSFFDSVGFFNGKSWGGTGQPPTDHENNYGFTVGGPVWIPKLYNGRDRTFFHYSQEWYKQPAKASRPTPSLPRQKRPVTLATLSTDPPEPSFPFTIRPPVSSFNITAS